One window of the Piliocolobus tephrosceles isolate RC106 chromosome 17, ASM277652v3, whole genome shotgun sequence genome contains the following:
- the EXOC3L1 gene encoding exocyst complex component 3-like protein isoform X1 — protein sequence MDSAAKDEMQPELSPGPEWPEQERAEQLARGAALKWASGIFYRPEQLARLGQYRSREVQRTCSLEARLKSVVQSYLEGVQTGVWQLARAIEAVQGTREALSQARGLLQGMSQALRTLEPLRERVAQYKQLQALSHLLPRLRAVPAAVAHTQTLIDAQQFLEAYVSLRELEQLREDTWAPLGGLELPVFQGLDLLFEALGQALEAAAGAAGKLAREDPALLVAAVRVAEVETGRTTPLGQVPRDWRQRCLRALQEGLEQTHFGSPLLPAPGALPGWLEALRVALPVELATAEALVAPCCPPQYNVVQLWAHTLHSGLRRSLQHLLAGPELEAADAFALLHWALHVYLGQEMMGSLELGPEADVSQLEPLLTLENIEQLEATFVANVQASVSQWLQNALDGEVAEWGREQGPNTDPSGSYYSPMPAIVLQILEENIHVASLVSESLQQRVHGMALSELGTFLRSFSDALIRFSRDHLRGKAMAPHYVPYLLAALNHQSALSSSVSVLQLDGAPSGALAPVEAALDKLQRRICRLVLEALQAELQPLFADLPSRQWLSSPELLESVCERTGRFCQDFGRVRNPTVQLLLAEAERAVVLQYLRALMQGRLVCRGADERTQAAERLRHDAAQLQQLFLGLGLEENAQCAPVLLALRELLNLRDPALLGLEVAGLQQQFPDVRCGRGSRREEKPEGGENGADTPPWCPGSEDHVSALLGLRGDLSREQQLVALSSLQAALPPSPRASRRALFSLVPAPAPAPASCLPSGSCARALLLSE from the exons GGCCTGAGTGGCCGGAGCAGGAGCGGGCAGAGCAGCTGGCCCGGGGTGCAGCGCTTAAGTGGGCCTCGGGCATCTTCTACCGGCCGGAGCAGCTGGCCAGGCTAGGCCAGTACCGCAGCCGCGAGGTGCAGCGTACCTGCTCCCTGGAAGCACGCCTCAAG TCAGTGGTGCAGTCATACCTGGAAGGCGTGCAGACTGGTGTGTGGCAGCTGGCCCGGGCCATTGAGGCGGTGCAGGGAACCCGGGAGGCCCTGAGCCAGGCCCGTGGGTTGCTCCAGGGCATGTCCCAGGCCTTACGGACTCTGGAGCCTCTACGGGAGCGGGTTGCCCAGTACAAGCAACTGCAGGCCCTGTCTCACTTGCTGCCTCGGCTGCGGGCAG TGCCAGCTGCAGTGGCCCACACACAGACCCTGATTGATGCCCAACAGTTCTTGGAGGCATATGTGAGCCTTCGGGAGCTGGAGCAGCTGCGAGAGGATACGTGGGCACCCCTGGGGGGCCTGGAGTTGCCAGTCTTCCAGGGGCTGGACCTTCTGTTCGAGGCACTGGGCCAGGCTCTGGAAGCAGCTGCAGGGGCCGCGGGGAAGCTGGCACGGGAGGACCCAGCCCTGCTGGTGGCTGCTGTGCGTGTGGCGGAGGTGGAGACTGGACGAACAACCCCCCTGGGCCAGGTCCCCCGGGACTGGCGGCAGCGCTGTCTGAGAGCGCTACAGGAGGGCCTGGAGCAGACCCACTTTGGGTCACCTCTGCTGCCTGCGCCAGGGGCCCTACCAGGGTGGCTGGAGGCTCTGCGAGTGGCCCTGCCAGTTGAGTTGGCCACAGCTGAGGCACTAGTAGCACCTTGCTGCCCGCCGCAGTACAATGTGGTCCAGCTATGGGCCCACACACTGCATAGCGGTCTGCGCCGCAGCCTGCAGCACCTCCTTGCAGGGCCGGAGCTGGAAGCTGCGGATGCCTTCGCCTTGCTGCACTGGGCACTGCATGTGTACCTGGG GCAGGAAATGATGGGGAGCCTGGAGTTGGGGCCTGAGGCTGATGTGTCACAGCTGGAGCCCCTCCTGACCTTGGAGAACATTGAGCAGCTGGAGGCAACATTTGTGGCCAACGTCCAG GCAAGTGTGTCCCAGTGGCTGCAGAATGCGCTGGATGGGGAGGTAGCTGAGTGGGGCCGGGAGCAGGGGCCCAACACGGACCCGTCTGGCTCCTATTACTCACCAATGCCAGCCATCGTGCTGCAG ATCCTGGAAGAGAACATTCATGTGGCCAGCCTGGTCAGTGAGTCACTACAACAGCGAGTGCATGGCATGGCACTGTCAGAACTGGGCACATTCCTAAGGAG CTTCAGTGATGCTCTGATCCGATTCTCCCGAGACCACCTCAGGGGGAAAGCAATGGCCCCTCATTACGTGCCCTACCTACTGGCCGCCCTCAACCATCAGTCAGCACTCAG CTCCTCAGTGTCTGTCCTGCAGCTGGACGGGGCGCCTTCAGGGGCCTTGGCTCCGGTGGAAGCTGCGCTGGACAAGTTACAGAGGAGGATCTGCCGCCTGGTGTTGGAGGCGCTGCAGGCGGAGCTCCAG CCCCTGTTCGCGGACCTGCCCTCGCGCCAGTGGCTGTCGAGCCCTGAGCTGCTGGAAAGTGTGTGCGAACGGACAGGGCGCTTCTGCCAGGACTTCGGGCGCGTGCGGAACCCCACGGTTCAG CTGCTACTGGCTGAGGCCGAGCGCGCCGTGGTGCTCCAGTACCTACGCGCGCTGATGCAAGGCCGCCTGGTGTGCCGCGGAGCCGACGAGAGGACCCAGGCGGCCGAGCGCCTGCGGCACGATGCTGCCCAGCTTCAGCAGCTTTTCCTCGGTTTG GGCCTGGAGGAGAACGCGCAGTGCGCGCCGGTGCTGCTCGCCCTGAGGGAGCTGCTAAACCTCCGTGACCCCGCACTGCTGGGCCTGGAGGTGGCTGGCCTGCAGCAACAGTTTCCCGACGTGAGGTGCGGACGGGGGTCCAGGAGGGAGGAGAAGCCGGAGGGCGGGGAGAACGGGGCTGACACGCCTCCTTGGTGCCCTGGCAGCGAGGACCACGTCTCCGCCCTCTTGGGCCTGCGCGGTGACTTGTCCCGGGAGCAGCAACTGGTCGCTCTCAGCTCGCTTCAGGCTGCGCTGCCGCCCTCGCCCCGCGCTAGCCGCCGCGCCCTCTTCAGCCTAGTGCCCGCCCCCGCGCCCGCGCCGGCCTCCTGCCTGCCCTCGGGGTCCTGCGCCCGAGCCCTGCTGCTCTCAGAATAA
- the EXOC3L1 gene encoding exocyst complex component 3-like protein isoform X2, producing the protein MDSAAKDEMQPELSPGPEWPEQERAEQLARGAALKWASGIFYRPEQLARLGQYRSREVQRTCSLEARLKSVVQSYLEGVQTGVWQLARAIEAVQGTREALSQARGLLQGMSQALRTLEPLRERVAQYKQLQALSHLLPRLRAVPAAVAHTQTLIDAQQFLEAYVSLRELEQLREDTWAPLGGLELPVFQGLDLLFEALGQALEAAAGAAGKLAREDPALLVAAVRVAEVETGRTTPLGQVPRDWRQRCLRALQEGLEQTHFGSPLLPAPGALPGWLEALRVALPVELATAEALVAPCCPPQYNVVQLWAHTLHSGLRRSLQHLLAGPELEAADAFALLHWALHVYLGQEMMGSLELGPEADVSQLEPLLTLENIEQLEATFVANVQASVSQWLQNALDGEVAEWGREQGPNTDPSGSYYSPMPAIVLQILEENIHVASLVSESLQQRVHGMALSELGTFLRSFSDALIRFSRDHLRGKAMAPHYVPYLLAALNHQSALSSSVSVLQLDGAPSGALAPVEAALDKLQRRICRLVLEALQAELQPLFADLPSRQWLSSPELLESVCERTGRFCQDFGRVRNPTVQLLLAEAERAVVLQYLRALMQGRLVCRGADERTQAAERLRHDAAQLQQLFLGLGLEENAQCAPVLLALRELLNLRDPALLGLEVAGLQQQFPDVSEDHVSALLGLRGDLSREQQLVALSSLQAALPPSPRASRRALFSLVPAPAPAPASCLPSGSCARALLLSE; encoded by the exons GGCCTGAGTGGCCGGAGCAGGAGCGGGCAGAGCAGCTGGCCCGGGGTGCAGCGCTTAAGTGGGCCTCGGGCATCTTCTACCGGCCGGAGCAGCTGGCCAGGCTAGGCCAGTACCGCAGCCGCGAGGTGCAGCGTACCTGCTCCCTGGAAGCACGCCTCAAG TCAGTGGTGCAGTCATACCTGGAAGGCGTGCAGACTGGTGTGTGGCAGCTGGCCCGGGCCATTGAGGCGGTGCAGGGAACCCGGGAGGCCCTGAGCCAGGCCCGTGGGTTGCTCCAGGGCATGTCCCAGGCCTTACGGACTCTGGAGCCTCTACGGGAGCGGGTTGCCCAGTACAAGCAACTGCAGGCCCTGTCTCACTTGCTGCCTCGGCTGCGGGCAG TGCCAGCTGCAGTGGCCCACACACAGACCCTGATTGATGCCCAACAGTTCTTGGAGGCATATGTGAGCCTTCGGGAGCTGGAGCAGCTGCGAGAGGATACGTGGGCACCCCTGGGGGGCCTGGAGTTGCCAGTCTTCCAGGGGCTGGACCTTCTGTTCGAGGCACTGGGCCAGGCTCTGGAAGCAGCTGCAGGGGCCGCGGGGAAGCTGGCACGGGAGGACCCAGCCCTGCTGGTGGCTGCTGTGCGTGTGGCGGAGGTGGAGACTGGACGAACAACCCCCCTGGGCCAGGTCCCCCGGGACTGGCGGCAGCGCTGTCTGAGAGCGCTACAGGAGGGCCTGGAGCAGACCCACTTTGGGTCACCTCTGCTGCCTGCGCCAGGGGCCCTACCAGGGTGGCTGGAGGCTCTGCGAGTGGCCCTGCCAGTTGAGTTGGCCACAGCTGAGGCACTAGTAGCACCTTGCTGCCCGCCGCAGTACAATGTGGTCCAGCTATGGGCCCACACACTGCATAGCGGTCTGCGCCGCAGCCTGCAGCACCTCCTTGCAGGGCCGGAGCTGGAAGCTGCGGATGCCTTCGCCTTGCTGCACTGGGCACTGCATGTGTACCTGGG GCAGGAAATGATGGGGAGCCTGGAGTTGGGGCCTGAGGCTGATGTGTCACAGCTGGAGCCCCTCCTGACCTTGGAGAACATTGAGCAGCTGGAGGCAACATTTGTGGCCAACGTCCAG GCAAGTGTGTCCCAGTGGCTGCAGAATGCGCTGGATGGGGAGGTAGCTGAGTGGGGCCGGGAGCAGGGGCCCAACACGGACCCGTCTGGCTCCTATTACTCACCAATGCCAGCCATCGTGCTGCAG ATCCTGGAAGAGAACATTCATGTGGCCAGCCTGGTCAGTGAGTCACTACAACAGCGAGTGCATGGCATGGCACTGTCAGAACTGGGCACATTCCTAAGGAG CTTCAGTGATGCTCTGATCCGATTCTCCCGAGACCACCTCAGGGGGAAAGCAATGGCCCCTCATTACGTGCCCTACCTACTGGCCGCCCTCAACCATCAGTCAGCACTCAG CTCCTCAGTGTCTGTCCTGCAGCTGGACGGGGCGCCTTCAGGGGCCTTGGCTCCGGTGGAAGCTGCGCTGGACAAGTTACAGAGGAGGATCTGCCGCCTGGTGTTGGAGGCGCTGCAGGCGGAGCTCCAG CCCCTGTTCGCGGACCTGCCCTCGCGCCAGTGGCTGTCGAGCCCTGAGCTGCTGGAAAGTGTGTGCGAACGGACAGGGCGCTTCTGCCAGGACTTCGGGCGCGTGCGGAACCCCACGGTTCAG CTGCTACTGGCTGAGGCCGAGCGCGCCGTGGTGCTCCAGTACCTACGCGCGCTGATGCAAGGCCGCCTGGTGTGCCGCGGAGCCGACGAGAGGACCCAGGCGGCCGAGCGCCTGCGGCACGATGCTGCCCAGCTTCAGCAGCTTTTCCTCGGTTTG GGCCTGGAGGAGAACGCGCAGTGCGCGCCGGTGCTGCTCGCCCTGAGGGAGCTGCTAAACCTCCGTGACCCCGCACTGCTGGGCCTGGAGGTGGCTGGCCTGCAGCAACAGTTTCCCGACGTGAG CGAGGACCACGTCTCCGCCCTCTTGGGCCTGCGCGGTGACTTGTCCCGGGAGCAGCAACTGGTCGCTCTCAGCTCGCTTCAGGCTGCGCTGCCGCCCTCGCCCCGCGCTAGCCGCCGCGCCCTCTTCAGCCTAGTGCCCGCCCCCGCGCCCGCGCCGGCCTCCTGCCTGCCCTCGGGGTCCTGCGCCCGAGCCCTGCTGCTCTCAGAATAA